One segment of Meriones unguiculatus strain TT.TT164.6M chromosome 3, Bangor_MerUng_6.1, whole genome shotgun sequence DNA contains the following:
- the LOC110543816 gene encoding PRAME family member 8-like: MSAHTTPTLLKLAMQALLRDETLDMSALDKLPMELLPALFKEALTGRHTTTVKAIVAAWPFPCLPVGALMKTPYLETFKTVLSGVDIWLQRKFHPRRGKLQVLDLRKKHHEFWSIWTGEEDGDCSAETPDEQQVVKVLPRYALRRCLKVVADLCLRPRVDEEQTCFLQWVQQRKDSIQFCCPQMTIWAQPIHIIKEVLNVFHPEHIREFELNTHWNVFMLADFAPCLGQMRNLHKLLLAPISMNVFKISNRTTDREDKCINKFISQFSRFNCLQHLSLKSVYFLRDRINQLLRCLMTPLETLSMTYCDISQVDLNYFSECSKLFELKHLDMKGVPLKALELMPLRVLLEKVADTLQSLDLKCCRMKDSHLTVLIPALSKSSQLAKVNFYCNDFSMPILRNLLQHTANLSKMNVEKYPAPLECYDDFGYVSTERFAQLCAEQIDRLRAIRQPKCISFATHMCPRCGERCVYGVGFQLCLCQKRQR; encoded by the exons ATGAGTGCTCACACAACACCCACACTCCTGAAGCTGGCAatgcaggctctgctgagagatGAGACCTTGGACATGTCAGCTCTGGACAAACTGCCCATGGAGCTCTTGCCAGCACTGTTCAAGGAGGCCTTGACTGGCAGACACACTACAACTGTGAAGGCAATAGtggcagcctggcctttcccctgtctccctgtggggGCACTGATGAAGACCCCTTACTTGGAAACCTTCAAGACAGTTCTATCAGGAGTAGATATATGGCTGCAAAGAAAGTTTCACCCCAG GAGGGGAAAACTTCAGGTTCTTGACCTGAGGAAAAAGCACCATGAATTCTGGAGCATATGGACTGGTGAAGAGGATGGTGACTGCTCAGCAGAGACCCCAGATGAGCAGCAAGTAGTGAAGGTCCTTCCCAGATATGCACTGAGGCGGTGCCTGAAGGTGGTAGCTGACCTTTGCCTCAGGCCACGTGTAGATGAAGAACAAACATGCTTCTTGCAGTGGGTCCAGCAGAGAAAGGACTCCATCCAGTTCTGCTGTCCACAAATGACTATCTGGGCTCAGCCTATCCACATTATTAAAGAGGTCCTGAATGTTTTTCATCCAGAGCATATCCGAGAATTCGAACTGAACACACACTGGAATGTGTTTATGCTGGCAGACTTTGCTCCTTGCCTGGGCCAGATGAGAAATCTTCACAAACTCTTACTGGCACCCATCTCCATGAATGTCTTCAAGATTAGCAACAGGACAACAGACAGGGAAGACAAGTGTATCAACAAGTTCATTTCTCAGTTCTCCAGATTCAACTGTCTTCAGCACCTCTCCTTAAAGAGTGTCTACTTTCTCAGAGACCGCATCAATCAGCTCCTCAG ATGCCTGATGACCCCGTTGGAGACCCTGTCCATGACTTACTGTGACATTTCACAGGTAGACCTGAACTACTTCTCTGAGTGTTCAAAGCTCTTTGAGCTGAAACATCTGGACATGAAAGGTGTGCCCTTAAAGGCTTTGGAACTTATGCCTCTCCGAGTCCTCCTAGAGAAGGTGGCAGACACTTTGCAGTCCCTGGACTTGAAATGTTGTAGGATGAAGGACTCTCATCTCACTGTGCTCATACCTGCCCTCAGCAAGAGCTCCCAGCTGGCCAAGGTCAATTTCTATTGCAATGACTTCTCCATGCCCATCCTGAGGAACCTTTTGCAGCACACAGCCAACTTGAGcaagatgaatgtggaaaagTACCCTGCCCCTCTTGAGTGCTATGATGACTTCGGTTATGTCTCCACAGAAAGATTTGCCCAACTATGTGCTGAGCAAATAGATAGACTCAGGGCCATAAGGCAGCCCAAGTGCATCTCCTTTGCTACACATATGTGCCCTAGATGTGGAGAGCGCTGTGTCTATGGCGTGGGATTCCAACTGTGTCTTTGCCAGAAGAGGCAGCGGTGA